The Flavobacteriaceae bacterium 3519-10 genome includes a window with the following:
- a CDS encoding Beta-carotene hydroxylase → MYAGSGNISKYSDMEILGFALITLAVFVGMEGVTWLTHKFIMHGLGWYFHEDHHQPGYPHVFEKNDFFFVIFATPSILLFYFGSRGELNWMFFVGLGILLYGICYFLVHDVLIHRRFKWFDKTNNWYFRGLRKAHKIHHKHLDKEDGECFGMLFVPMKYFREARSVPQKA, encoded by the coding sequence TTGTACGCAGGATCAGGCAACATTTCAAAATATAGCGACATGGAAATTTTAGGTTTTGCACTTATAACATTAGCTGTTTTTGTTGGTATGGAAGGCGTCACATGGCTTACCCACAAGTTCATCATGCACGGTTTGGGGTGGTACTTTCATGAAGATCATCATCAGCCGGGCTACCCGCATGTCTTCGAAAAAAACGATTTTTTCTTTGTGATCTTTGCGACGCCCAGCATTTTATTGTTCTATTTCGGGTCGCGGGGCGAGCTGAACTGGATGTTTTTTGTAGGGCTTGGGATTCTTTTATACGGAATCTGCTACTTTCTGGTGCACGATGTCCTTATTCACCGTCGTTTTAAATGGTTCGACAAAACCAACAACTGGTATTTCCGCGGTCTTCGAAAGGCGCACAAGATTCATCATAAACATCTCGATAAGGAAGATGGCGAGTGCTTCGGAATGCTTTTCGTCCCTATGAAATACTTCCGCGAAGCCCGATCAGTACCACAAAAAGCTTAA
- a CDS encoding lycopene cyclase produces the protein MEQYYYLFLNILSFSVPFLFSFETKRMHFIRYWKPFFAAILIVGLFFIAWDVYFTHEDVWGFNDQYLIGLRIFKMPLEEYLFFLLIPYASVFIHYALEYFYPRMMLSQAVSNVISLVLFILSLAIAVFNYDKIYTVCSFGLFALLMLMQIIFKWNVIRRFYLSFIIIYIPFFFVNNALTGNYSENPVVFYDSAEIIGIRVGTMPLEDSFYCFTLLYSIVLLFEFFKNKWKYPPLKLNDADQNY, from the coding sequence TTGGAGCAATATTATTATCTTTTTTTAAATATCCTCAGTTTTTCGGTTCCATTTCTGTTCAGTTTCGAAACGAAGCGGATGCATTTCATCCGCTATTGGAAGCCGTTTTTCGCCGCAATCCTCATTGTAGGTTTGTTTTTCATTGCATGGGACGTGTATTTCACGCACGAAGATGTTTGGGGTTTTAATGACCAGTACTTAATTGGTTTAAGGATTTTCAAGATGCCGCTTGAAGAATATCTTTTCTTCCTGTTAATCCCGTATGCAAGCGTTTTCATCCATTATGCACTCGAATATTTTTATCCGAGAATGATGCTGAGCCAGGCAGTTTCGAATGTAATAAGCCTTGTTCTTTTTATCTTAAGTTTGGCTATTGCAGTCTTCAATTACGATAAAATCTATACAGTTTGCAGTTTCGGGCTTTTTGCACTGTTGATGCTGATGCAGATTATATTTAAATGGAACGTGATCAGAAGATTCTATTTAAGTTTCATAATTATTTATATTCCTTTTTTCTTTGTGAATAACGCTCTGACCGGCAATTACTCCGAGAATCCAGTTGTGTTTTACGACAGTGCTGAAATCATCGGGATTCGTGTCGGCACAATGCCGCTTGAAGACAGTTTTTACTGTTTCACACTGCTTTACAGTATTGTGCTTCTGTTTGAATTTTTCAAGAATAAATGGAAATACCCACCTTTAAAACTAAATGATGCCGATCAGAATTATTAA
- a CDS encoding Cell division inhibitor has translation MMPIRIIKQSGIYTLTSEQIMPVSMDEAWSFFSLPTNLDKITPAEMKFFITNNPGVETYPGQIITYKIGIFPFIKNNWITEITHFREPSGTTLKKAFFVDEQRFGPYAMWHHEHHFEELSNGNLKMTDIVNFKLPFGIFGDILAGQFVKAKVQSIFEDRHRILTELFAS, from the coding sequence ATGATGCCGATCAGAATTATTAAACAGTCCGGTATCTACACGCTGACCTCGGAGCAGATTATGCCAGTATCGATGGATGAAGCATGGAGTTTCTTCTCATTACCTACTAATCTGGATAAGATTACGCCGGCTGAGATGAAATTTTTCATCACCAACAATCCGGGCGTGGAAACGTATCCCGGACAAATCATTACCTACAAGATCGGTATTTTTCCATTCATTAAAAACAACTGGATTACTGAGATTACCCATTTCCGCGAACCTTCGGGCACCACACTTAAAAAAGCTTTTTTTGTTGATGAGCAGCGGTTTGGCCCCTATGCGATGTGGCATCACGAGCATCATTTCGAAGAACTTTCGAACGGCAATCTGAAGATGACTGATATTGTAAATTTTAAACTTCCGTTCGGGATTTTTGGAGATATTTTAGCGGGGCAATTTGTAAAGGCAAAAGTGCAGTCGATATTCGAGGACCGTCACAGGATTTTAACAGAACTTTTCGCGTCATGA
- a CDS encoding Putative nucleoside-diphosphate-sugar epimerase, with protein sequence MKIFLTGATGYIGKRLLIQLLEEGHTVVCSVRDQKRFGTKLYGKHLNQIEIVENDFLDESTLTNIPVDIDAAYYLIHSMSSGEGDFQQKEKASADHFRKALEKTSVRQVIFLTGIINTEKLSKHLQSRKNVEDALKSENYALTNLRAGIVVGSGSASFEIIRDLVEKLPVMVAPKWLSTRCQPIAIRNVIQFLVGVLAKESTFNNNYDIAGKDILTYKQMLLQYAEVRGLKRGIFEVPVMTPKLSAYWLYFITSTSYPLAKNLVDSMKIDVIAQPNDLAENLGIKLFSYKEAINQAFDKIKQNNVLSSWYDSFSTQFHARNIWQYLEVPNKGCFKDTRKIKIADEEATLARIFSIGGNTGWYYADFLWKIRGFLDKLFGGVGIRRGRRNLNNLEAGDSVDFWRVLYASQEEKRLLLFAEMKVPGEAWLEFKIKDGFLHQEATFRPLGLSGRLYWYSVLPFHGLIFNGMLKKLAGK encoded by the coding sequence ATGAAAATTTTTCTCACCGGCGCGACCGGCTATATTGGTAAACGCCTGCTTATTCAGCTTCTGGAAGAAGGCCACACTGTGGTTTGCTCGGTTCGCGACCAAAAACGGTTCGGTACCAAACTTTACGGCAAGCATTTAAACCAGATTGAGATCGTCGAAAACGACTTTCTTGACGAATCTACACTCACTAATATTCCTGTTGATATTGATGCAGCGTATTATCTGATTCATTCAATGTCGTCCGGCGAGGGCGATTTTCAGCAAAAAGAAAAAGCATCCGCTGATCACTTTAGAAAAGCCTTAGAAAAAACTTCTGTAAGACAGGTTATATTCCTCACCGGAATCATTAATACCGAAAAGCTTTCAAAACATTTACAGTCGCGTAAAAATGTAGAAGACGCGCTGAAAAGCGAAAATTATGCATTGACCAATTTAAGAGCAGGAATTGTGGTGGGCTCTGGGAGTGCTTCGTTCGAAATCATCCGCGATCTGGTAGAAAAATTACCGGTAATGGTGGCTCCGAAATGGCTCAGTACCCGCTGTCAACCCATTGCTATTAGAAACGTAATTCAGTTTCTGGTGGGCGTACTTGCAAAAGAATCCACATTCAACAACAACTACGACATTGCAGGAAAAGACATTCTAACTTATAAACAAATGCTGTTGCAGTACGCGGAAGTCCGCGGATTAAAGCGTGGCATTTTTGAAGTTCCGGTGATGACGCCGAAATTGTCCGCATACTGGCTCTATTTCATTACGAGTACCAGTTATCCGCTTGCAAAGAATTTAGTGGACAGCATGAAAATCGATGTTATTGCCCAGCCTAATGATCTGGCCGAAAACCTTGGTATCAAGCTATTTTCCTATAAAGAAGCAATCAACCAGGCTTTTGATAAAATCAAACAGAACAACGTGCTTTCGAGCTGGTACGATTCGTTTTCCACCCAATTCCATGCACGGAATATCTGGCAATATCTCGAAGTTCCGAATAAAGGATGTTTTAAAGATACGCGCAAGATAAAAATCGCTGATGAGGAAGCTACACTCGCCCGCATTTTCAGTATTGGCGGAAATACCGGTTGGTATTATGCCGATTTCCTGTGGAAAATCCGTGGTTTTCTCGATAAACTTTTTGGAGGCGTGGGCATCAGGCGCGGGCGCCGGAATTTGAATAATCTGGAAGCAGGCGACTCTGTAGATTTCTGGCGCGTGCTGTACGCCAGCCAGGAGGAAAAAAGATTGCTGCTGTTCGCGGAAATGAAAGTTCCGGGCGAAGCATGGCTTGAGTTTAAAATTAAAGACGGTTTCCTTCATCAGGAAGCCACCTTCCGGCCGCTGGGGCTGTCGGGCAGACTGTATTGGTATTCGGTGCTGCCGTTTCACGGATTGATTTTCAACGGCATGCTGAAGAAGCTGGCCGGAAAATAA
- a CDS encoding gamma-glutamyltransferase, with protein MILFLCTFDEISFMKKLALLLLFSYGIVFPQFTNINIVKEIRTKDKGLVVSAHPLASEAGARIMKMGGNAFDAAIATQLALAVVYPQAGNIGGGGFLVGVKNNGEKFTIDFRETAPGKSSRDMYVDKNGQANTDLSQNGHLAAGVPGSVAGFFATLKHAKLPMEQLIQPAIDLAEQGFSVTGREAALLNGQRQFFDRHNQTKTVFQKNEPWKQGDILIQKDLAQTLKLIQANGEKGFYEGRTAALFSAEMKRGKGIMTEQDLRNYKVVERKPLAFTYNENEIVSMPLPSSGGILLAQMLKMSSFENLAQYPHNSAEAVQIMIEAERRAFADRAEFMGDPDFISDQTQMLISDTYLKNRWKSFNKNLATPSAEVGKIVAQPKESTETTHISIIDKEGNAVSVTTTLNGLYGSKVVVSGAGFFLNNEMDDFSVKPGVPNMFGAVGGEANAVAPGKRMLSSMTPTIVLKNGKPYIIVGTPGGTTIPTSVYQTIVNIIDFKLDPNMAVNAPKFHHQWLPESVLAEDNLPATTVSALEKLNYKFVNTAQIGRTELIVIDDNGNATAVADGRGDDSVAAE; from the coding sequence TTGATTTTGTTTTTATGTACTTTTGATGAAATTTCGTTCATGAAAAAACTTGCACTGCTTCTTCTGTTTTCCTACGGTATTGTATTTCCGCAGTTTACCAACATCAATATTGTAAAAGAAATCCGCACAAAAGATAAAGGTCTCGTCGTTTCTGCGCATCCGCTGGCCAGTGAGGCCGGTGCCAGAATAATGAAGATGGGCGGCAATGCTTTTGATGCGGCCATTGCGACGCAACTTGCATTGGCGGTGGTCTATCCGCAGGCAGGCAACATTGGCGGTGGCGGATTTCTGGTAGGCGTAAAAAACAACGGCGAAAAGTTCACGATTGATTTCCGCGAAACTGCACCCGGAAAATCTTCGCGGGATATGTATGTCGACAAAAACGGGCAGGCTAACACCGATCTTTCGCAAAACGGACATTTAGCGGCCGGAGTTCCCGGATCTGTGGCTGGCTTTTTTGCAACATTAAAGCACGCCAAACTACCCATGGAACAACTCATCCAGCCCGCCATCGACCTCGCAGAGCAGGGGTTTTCGGTCACAGGAAGAGAAGCAGCTTTGCTTAACGGTCAGAGACAGTTTTTCGACCGGCACAATCAGACCAAAACTGTATTCCAAAAAAATGAACCGTGGAAACAGGGCGATATTTTAATTCAAAAGGATCTTGCTCAAACATTAAAACTTATTCAGGCAAACGGCGAGAAAGGATTTTATGAGGGTAGAACAGCAGCGCTTTTCAGTGCCGAAATGAAGCGTGGTAAAGGAATTATGACAGAACAAGACCTTAGAAATTATAAAGTAGTTGAAAGGAAACCTCTCGCATTTACGTATAATGAAAACGAAATTGTATCCATGCCGTTACCTTCGAGTGGCGGAATTCTGTTGGCACAAATGCTGAAAATGTCGTCTTTTGAAAATCTGGCACAATATCCACACAATTCCGCAGAAGCAGTACAGATTATGATTGAAGCCGAACGCCGCGCTTTTGCCGACAGAGCGGAATTTATGGGCGATCCCGATTTCATCAGTGATCAGACACAGATGCTGATTTCTGATACTTATTTAAAAAACCGTTGGAAATCATTTAATAAAAATCTGGCGACACCCAGTGCAGAGGTGGGGAAAATCGTTGCTCAACCGAAGGAATCAACCGAGACAACGCACATTTCAATTATCGATAAAGAAGGCAATGCAGTATCGGTTACCACAACGCTGAACGGCTTGTATGGCAGCAAAGTGGTGGTTTCCGGTGCCGGATTTTTTCTGAATAATGAGATGGACGATTTCTCGGTAAAACCCGGCGTTCCAAACATGTTCGGTGCGGTGGGCGGCGAGGCAAACGCAGTAGCTCCCGGAAAAAGGATGCTGAGTTCAATGACACCTACGATTGTGCTGAAAAACGGGAAACCTTACATCATCGTTGGGACGCCTGGCGGAACTACAATTCCCACGTCTGTGTACCAAACCATCGTAAATATCATCGATTTTAAACTGGATCCAAACATGGCAGTGAACGCACCCAAATTTCATCATCAGTGGCTGCCTGAAAGTGTGCTCGCAGAAGATAATTTGCCGGCAACTACTGTTTCAGCACTGGAAAAACTGAATTACAAATTCGTAAATACCGCGCAGATTGGGAGAACGGAACTCATCGTAATTGATGATAACGGAAATGCAACCGCCGTGGCAGATGGGCGGGGTGATGATTCTGTGGCAGCGGAATAA
- a CDS encoding UDP-glucose 4-epimerase related protein → MNSQTEKILITGALGQIGTELTNKLVEIHGAENVIASGLDRWDKNLTSAGFYERMDVSNTQLVRQVVKDYEITTVYHLASLLSGTSEKQPLFAWRLNIEPLLNFCEMAKDGMLKKVFWPSSIAVFGKGIPKENVGQDVVLNPTTVYGISKMAGEKWCEYYHDKFGVDVRSIRYPGLISWKTPAGGGTTDYAVEIFYEAVEEAKYTSFISEDTAMPMLYMDDAINATLKLMQAPKEDLTVHTSYNLGGLSFTPKQLAEEIKKEMPDFTIDYKPDFRQEIADSWPASIDDSIAKKDWGLTYDFDISAMTKDMLRNLKVKLGK, encoded by the coding sequence ATGAACTCCCAAACGGAAAAAATACTTATCACCGGTGCGCTAGGGCAAATTGGCACCGAACTTACCAATAAATTAGTTGAAATTCACGGCGCCGAAAACGTGATTGCATCCGGACTTGACCGTTGGGACAAAAACCTAACATCAGCCGGGTTTTATGAACGGATGGATGTTTCTAACACGCAACTCGTTCGGCAGGTTGTTAAAGATTACGAAATCACTACGGTGTATCATTTGGCGTCACTTCTATCCGGAACGTCGGAAAAACAGCCTCTTTTTGCCTGGAGACTTAATATTGAGCCGCTGCTGAATTTCTGCGAGATGGCCAAGGACGGTATGTTAAAAAAAGTATTCTGGCCCAGTTCAATCGCGGTTTTTGGTAAAGGAATTCCGAAAGAAAATGTAGGCCAGGACGTGGTACTTAACCCGACAACCGTTTATGGAATCTCTAAAATGGCCGGTGAAAAATGGTGCGAATATTACCATGATAAATTCGGCGTCGATGTTAGAAGCATCCGCTATCCCGGACTGATTTCCTGGAAAACGCCGGCAGGAGGCGGCACGACTGATTATGCAGTAGAAATTTTTTACGAAGCCGTAGAAGAGGCAAAATATACAAGTTTCATTTCCGAAGACACAGCGATGCCGATGCTTTATATGGATGATGCAATTAATGCAACGCTGAAGTTAATGCAGGCTCCGAAAGAGGACCTAACTGTGCATACATCATATAATTTAGGTGGATTGTCTTTCACACCAAAACAACTTGCAGAAGAAATCAAGAAAGAAATGCCGGATTTCACCATAGATTACAAACCGGATTTCAGACAGGAAATTGCAGATTCGTGGCCAGCATCAATCGATGATTCTATTGCCAAAAAAGACTGGGGCCTCACCTACGATTTTGATATTTCGGCGATGACGAAAGACATGCTCAGAAATCTGAAGGTGAAACTCGGTAAATGA
- a CDS encoding Polysaccharide deacetylase — translation MILLTFNILNNAGDFKKNHFLDDAEILNITVDHTSAILSILENHDIKATFFVAVQLVDKTLTLIKKIVGKGHEISLYNDGSTLPQIQNAKRTVEDLIGKTVRGIRQKEIRVPIEKLKELGFSYISNIERSSMFFPLKRLKTNTEISLEQGLHVIPEGISPYTQIPYNEFVFQLLPLKIYEQMISETLENNDFVIIYLHTSQFTDPDKFGFDIPLHRRYNSGKKMDDKLSEFLRWVNKKEFSCTRIKDYFV, via the coding sequence ATGATTTTACTAACTTTCAATATCCTAAATAACGCAGGTGATTTTAAAAAAAATCATTTTCTGGACGACGCTGAAATCCTCAATATAACAGTTGACCATACCTCCGCTATCCTTAGCATTTTAGAAAACCATGATATTAAAGCTACGTTTTTTGTTGCGGTGCAGCTGGTCGACAAAACCCTTACCCTTATAAAAAAAATAGTGGGCAAAGGTCACGAGATCTCGCTCTATAACGACGGTTCCACGCTGCCACAGATTCAAAATGCAAAACGTACAGTGGAAGACCTGATCGGCAAAACCGTGCGTGGCATCCGGCAGAAAGAAATTCGGGTACCGATCGAAAAACTTAAGGAGCTCGGGTTCAGTTATATTTCGAATATCGAACGTTCGAGCATGTTTTTCCCCTTAAAACGACTTAAAACCAACACTGAAATTTCCTTGGAGCAAGGCTTACATGTGATTCCGGAAGGTATTTCACCTTACACACAAATTCCCTATAACGAATTTGTTTTTCAGCTTTTGCCTCTGAAAATATATGAGCAGATGATTTCCGAGACACTTGAAAACAACGATTTTGTCATCATTTACCTTCATACCTCACAGTTTACGGATCCTGATAAATTCGGGTTTGATATCCCTTTGCACAGACGGTATAATTCAGGCAAAAAAATGGACGATAAACTGTCGGAATTTTTACGATGGGTCAACAAGAAAGAGTTTTCGTGCACCCGAATCAAGGATTATTTTGTTTAA
- a CDS encoding peptidase M4, thermolysin, translating to MKKLLFSLCAAGALMASDVMKGQTVLFEDSFETYADFAIADVGAWTLIDVDQKTTYGFNGVTFPNTGVAKSFQVFNSTTTTPPLDPTTTSNWTARTGQKMMVSFAATSAPWNNDWMVSPQVQIGAGEGATLSFWAKSCDATYGLEKFTVYVSTTGTAVADFTAISPVTVTPSDATWYEYTYSLNAYSGQPVHIAIQTTSDDQFGFAVDDFRVVSNPLPAVAPECPTLNAPANAATNVSYTSVNLTWTANTQGGTADSYDVYLDTNANPTTLVGNTTSTSYTATNLTGSTTYYWRIVPKNIVGSAASCTVYSFTTAAPAYCTAGATSTSFEKISNVTFAGINNSSTATVGYEDFTAVSGAVTAGNTYPFSATFSGTSYSSDQVMVWIDFNNDKDFNDAGEQVLITPTKVSPWTGDIVIPADVAAGTVRMRVRLHDSSLGGNLTPCGTSTYGQVEDYTLNISTLGVNDTVKNAVKVYPNPVVDILNIDSPSKVKSIRVFDVTGRTVSTHVLNAEKSQVNLSGLASGVYMVSIQMENETRTVKVIKK from the coding sequence ATGAAAAAACTTTTATTTTCTTTATGTGCAGCAGGAGCATTGATGGCTTCTGATGTAATGAAAGGCCAAACGGTTTTGTTTGAAGACAGTTTTGAAACGTACGCCGATTTTGCGATCGCGGATGTTGGGGCCTGGACCCTGATTGATGTGGATCAAAAGACCACTTACGGCTTTAACGGGGTTACATTCCCGAACACTGGAGTTGCTAAGTCCTTCCAGGTCTTTAATTCCACAACAACTACCCCACCCCTTGATCCTACTACAACCTCTAACTGGACCGCCAGGACCGGACAGAAGATGATGGTAAGCTTTGCCGCGACTTCAGCTCCGTGGAACAACGACTGGATGGTTTCTCCGCAGGTACAGATTGGTGCTGGCGAAGGCGCAACCCTGAGTTTCTGGGCAAAAAGCTGCGACGCAACCTATGGATTGGAAAAATTCACGGTTTATGTATCCACCACAGGAACTGCGGTGGCTGATTTTACCGCGATTTCACCCGTTACCGTTACGCCTTCCGACGCCACGTGGTATGAGTACACCTATAGTTTGAACGCATATTCAGGACAGCCTGTTCATATTGCAATTCAGACCACGTCTGATGACCAGTTCGGATTTGCTGTGGACGATTTCCGCGTTGTAAGCAATCCGCTGCCGGCAGTAGCTCCTGAGTGTCCTACATTAAATGCACCGGCTAACGCAGCCACCAACGTTTCGTATACATCAGTAAACCTTACATGGACAGCCAACACTCAGGGAGGAACTGCTGACTCATATGATGTTTATCTTGACACAAATGCGAACCCGACTACTTTGGTCGGCAACACAACTTCAACCAGTTATACAGCAACAAACCTTACCGGTTCTACAACCTATTACTGGAGAATTGTTCCTAAAAACATAGTGGGCAGTGCGGCCTCATGTACGGTTTATTCGTTCACTACCGCTGCACCGGCATACTGTACTGCAGGCGCAACGTCTACAAGTTTTGAGAAAATATCCAATGTTACGTTTGCAGGAATCAACAACAGTTCCACTGCTACAGTAGGATATGAAGACTTCACTGCTGTATCCGGAGCTGTTACCGCAGGAAATACTTATCCTTTCTCTGCTACATTCAGCGGAACTTCATACTCTTCTGACCAGGTGATGGTATGGATTGACTTTAATAATGACAAAGACTTCAATGATGCTGGCGAGCAGGTTCTAATTACCCCTACAAAAGTTTCTCCATGGACAGGTGATATCGTGATCCCTGCAGATGTTGCAGCCGGTACTGTGCGTATGAGAGTAAGGCTACATGACTCCAGCTTAGGTGGCAACCTAACACCATGCGGAACATCTACTTATGGTCAGGTAGAAGACTACACGCTTAACATCAGCACACTGGGTGTAAACGACACTGTGAAAAATGCCGTGAAAGTTTATCCAAACCCGGTTGTAGATATTCTGAACATTGACTCACCTTCAAAAGTGAAATCAATCAGAGTATTTGATGTAACAGGCAGAACCGTATCTACACACGTTCTGAATGCAGAAAAATCTCAAGTGAACCTTTCAGGATTAGCTTCGGGAGTGTATATGGTAAGCATCCAAATGGAAAATGAAACCAGAACTGTAAAAGTGATCAAGAAATAA
- a CDS encoding SSU ribosomal protein S6p: protein MHLEIFNKLFNIMNNYETVFILTPVLSDTQVEEAVQKFEDLLTSHNCEIVAKENWGLKKLAYPIQLKKNGFYTLIEFKGEGTVVADLELAFKRDERIIRFLTTKLDKHAIDYAVTRRSKNKSAKA from the coding sequence TTGCACCTCGAAATATTTAACAAATTATTTAACATTATGAACAATTACGAAACTGTTTTCATTTTAACTCCCGTTCTATCTGATACTCAGGTGGAGGAAGCAGTACAAAAATTCGAAGATCTATTGACTTCACACAATTGCGAGATCGTTGCCAAAGAAAACTGGGGACTTAAGAAACTTGCATATCCTATTCAACTTAAAAAGAATGGATTTTATACTCTAATTGAGTTTAAAGGTGAAGGAACTGTGGTTGCAGATTTGGAACTTGCTTTCAAACGTGATGAGAGAATCATCCGTTTTTTAACAACAAAACTCGATAAGCATGCAATTGATTATGCAGTAACGAGAAGATCTAAAAATAAATCTGCGAAAGCTTAA
- a CDS encoding SSU ribosomal protein S18p, whose translation MAIDDMAKQASAGGESEVKFLTPLDINTKTDKKYCRFKKYGIKHVDYKDANFLLQFVNEQGKILPRRYTGTSLKYQRKVSAAIKRARHLAMMPYVADLLK comes from the coding sequence ATGGCAATAGACGATATGGCTAAACAAGCCTCCGCCGGTGGAGAATCAGAAGTAAAATTCCTTACTCCGCTTGACATCAATACCAAAACAGACAAAAAATACTGCAGATTCAAGAAATACGGAATCAAACACGTAGATTATAAAGACGCTAACTTCCTTCTTCAGTTCGTGAACGAGCAAGGTAAAATTTTACCAAGAAGATATACAGGAACTTCTTTGAAATACCAAAGAAAAGTTTCTGCAGCCATCAAAAGAGCAAGACACCTTGCAATGATGCCTTACGTAGCAGATTTATTGAAATAA
- a CDS encoding LSU ribosomal protein L9p translates to MDIILKKDVENLGLEFDTVSVKPGYARNFLLPQGLALLATPKNRANLEATLEARKEEEAKLIADANAIVEQLKKTNITIATKVGAGDRLFGSINNANLSEELAKAGVNVDKKYIKIPGNTIKRTGKVEANIRLHRNVEHAFEFEIVSDAPPAPAAPKAAPAPKKVEETPAEEA, encoded by the coding sequence ATGGATATTATCTTAAAAAAAGACGTAGAAAACTTAGGACTTGAGTTCGATACAGTGAGCGTTAAGCCAGGTTATGCAAGAAACTTCCTGTTACCGCAGGGACTTGCACTTTTGGCTACACCAAAAAACAGAGCTAACCTTGAGGCTACATTAGAAGCCAGAAAAGAAGAAGAAGCTAAACTTATCGCTGACGCTAACGCAATCGTTGAGCAACTGAAGAAAACAAACATCACTATCGCTACGAAAGTAGGTGCTGGCGACAGACTTTTCGGATCTATCAACAATGCTAACCTATCTGAAGAATTGGCTAAAGCGGGAGTAAATGTAGACAAGAAATACATCAAAATTCCTGGTAACACCATTAAGAGAACTGGTAAAGTAGAAGCTAACATCAGACTTCACAGAAATGTAGAGCACGCTTTCGAATTCGAAATCGTTTCTGATGCGCCACCAGCGCCTGCTGCTCCTAAAGCTGCACCAGCGCCTAAGAAAGTGGAAGAAACTCCTGCTGAAGAAGCATAA